The window TGCGCGTGGCCGAGGCCAGGGACCTGGTGGAGATGTCGGGACGCACCCGCGCCGCGGGCTTCGGCGCCGAGGTGCGGCGGCGGATCATGCTGGGGACCTACGCGCTGTCGGCCGGGTACTACGACGCGTACTACGGGCGGGCCCAGCGCGTGCGCACGCTGGTGCGCCGGGACTTCGAGACCGCCTTCGCGGACGTGGACCTGATCGTCGCGCCCACCACGCCCAACGTGGCGTTCAAGTTCGGCGAGAAAGAGGACCCCCTGGCCATGTACCTCAACGACGCCTTCACCATCCCGGTGAACTTGACGGGACTGCCCGCGGTGTCGGTCCCCTGTGGCCACAGCGCGGCCGGGCTGCCCATCGGGCTGCAGCTCATCGGACGACCCTTCGACGAAGCCCGAGTCCTGCGCGCCGCCTACGCCTACGAGCAAGCCACGCCCTGGCACACCCAGAGACCGAAGCTGCCATGAGCGCACCCAGTTCGAATCGCGATCCGAGCGCCGGCTCCGCCGGCGCAACCCTGGGGGGAGGTATCGGAAGGGGGGCGAAGCCCCCCTCCGAGGTAGCGAAGCCCCCCTCCGAGGTGGTTATCGGGCTCGAGGTCCATGCCCAGCTGCTGACGCGATCCAAGATGTTCTGCGGTTGCCCGACCGCGTTCGGCGCCGCGCCCAACACGCAGACGTGCCCGGTGTGCCAGGGCATGCCGGGGGTGCTGCCGGTCATCAACCGCCGGGCCGTCGAGTTCGGGATCCGCACCGCGCTGGCCTTCAACTGTCGTATCAACACGGCGTGCCGGTTCGCGCGCAAGCACTACTACTACCCCGACATGCCCAAGAACTATCAGATCAGCCAGTACGAGGAGCCGCTCGCCGAGGAGGGCTGGCTGGAGATCGACCTGCCCGATGGCACCACGCGACGCATCGGCATCGAGCGCCTGCACCTGGAGGAAGACGTCGGCAAGCTCGTGCACGAGGGCACGCTCGAGGCCGCGCAGTCGAGCCTGGTCGACTACAACCGCGCCGGCGTGCCGCTCATGGAGACGGTGTCGCGGCCCGACCTCCGCTCCCCCGAGGAGGCGGCTGCGTACCTCAAGGCGTTCCGTGCCGTCCTGGTCGACCTCGGCGTCTGCGACGGCAACATGGAGGAGGGCTCGCTGCGCTGCGACGCCAACGTCTCGCTCCGGCCGCGCGGGGCCGCCACGCTGGGCACCAAGGTCGAGATCAAGAACATGAACTCGTTCCGCAACGTGCAGCGCGCGCTGGAGTTCGAGATCGAGCGGCAGGCGCGGGCGCTCGGGGCCGGCGAGCGGATCGTCCAGGAGACGCGCCTGTGGGACGCCGAGCGCGGATACACGCGGGCCATGCGCACCAAGGAATACGCGCACGACTACCGCTATTTCCCCGAGCCCGACCTCCCCCCGCTGGCCTTGCCTGACGCCTGGATCGACGAGCTGCGGCGGAATCTGCCCGAGCTGCCCCGGGCCCGCCGCCACCGCTTCGTGACCCAGTACGGGCTGCCGGCCTACGACGCCGGCGTGCTCACGCAGAGCCGAGCCCTGGCCGAGTACTTCGAGCAGGCGGTCGGCGAGTTTGGCAACCCCAAGATCGTCTCCAACTGGGTCATGTCCGAGCTCCTCCGCGCGCTGCCGGGCGACGACGAGCGCGCGCTGCGGACGACACCCCTCACGCCGGCGCGCCTGGCCGGGCTCCTGCGCCTGATCGACGACGGCACCATCAGCGGCAAGATCGCCAAGGACGTGTTCGAGAGGATGCTGCGCACCGGCGAGGCGGCCGACACGATCGTCCAGCGCGAAGGGCTCACGCAGGTCGCCGACGTCGGAGCCCTGGCCGCGATCGTGGACCGCGTGCTCGCCGACAACCCCAAACCGGTGGAAGACTATCGGCGCGGCCGGGCGGCGGCGGCCAAGGCGCTGATGGGCCTGGTGATGAAAGCCACGCAAGGCAAGGCCAATCCCGCCGTCGTGACGCGACTCCTGGAGGAGAAACTCTCGGATGCAAAAGGCGGGCAGCTATAATCGACTCGCCCCCGTGATTGAGCTGCACCGCGTCTCGAAGGTCTTCGCCGCCGGGCCTCTCAAAGTTCCGGCCCTCGTCGACGTGTCGTTCCGCATCGACAAGGGCGAGTACGTCGTCGTCACCGGGCCGACGGGCGCCGGCAAGACCACGCTGCTCCGCCTGCTCTATCGCGATGAGATCCCCACCGAGGGTGAGGTGGAGGTGCTGGGCCAGTCGCTCTCCCGCCTGGGGCGGCGGCAGGTCCAGACCCTGCGGCGCTCCATCGGCGTGGTGTTCCAGGACGCCAAGCTCCTCCCCGGCCGGACCGTGTACGAGAACATCGCGTTCGTGCTCCGGGTCACCGGCACTCCGCGGCGGGAGATCACGGCGCGAGCCTTCGAGGCGCTCCGGGCCGTCGGCCTGTCCTCGCGCGCCCAGGCGTACCCGTCGCATCTCAGCCAGGGCGAGGCCCAACGCGTGGCGCTGGCTCGCGCCATCGTGCGCCGGCAGCCGCTGCTGATCGCGGACGAGCCGGCCGGGACGCTCGACGAGGGCATGGCCGCCGAGGTGCTCGGCATCATCCGGGACATCTGGCTGGGCGGCACCACGGTGCTCCTGGCCACCCATCAGGGCCGGCTGGCCGCCGCCCTGCGCCGACGCACGCTCGTGCTGGAGGGCGGGCGGCTGGTCAAGGACCAGGGCTAGATGTTCGGCTTCCTCGTCGGCGAGGCGCTGCGCGACGTCCGACGGGCTGGCCGGGTGGCCGTGAGCGCCGTGATGCTGATCACGCTGTCCCTGGGCGCGGCGGGCGCGTTCTGGCTGGCCTCCACGAATCTGGGGCGCGCCGTCAGCGAGTGGCGCCGCCACGCGCGCATCATCGTGTACCTCAAGCGCGAGCCGCCGGCGTCGGAGATTCCGAACCTGGTCCGCCTGGCGCTGGCGGTCCCCGGCGTGGGCAGCGTGCGCTACGTCGGGAAGGCCGAAGCGCTCGCCGACCTGAAAAAGATCCTGGGCAAGGATGCCGACGTCGCCGAGCAGCTGCCCAGCAACCCGCTGCCGGCGTCGATAGAAATCACGCCTGCCGGCGCCGCGGCCACCCCGGACGGCGTCCGGCTCCTCATCGAGCGGCTGGCGGCCCTGCCGGAGGTCGAGGAGGTCGAGGGCGGGCTCGAATGGATCGAGCGCCTCGCCCACTGGCAGCGGTTGCTGGCCGTCATCGGTCTGGGCGTGGGCGCCGTGCTCGCGCTGGCCGCGATCCTCACGGTGACGACGGCGACCACCCTGGTGCTCCACGCACGCCGACAGGAGACCGAGATCATGCGGCTGGTGGGAGCGCCGGAGGTGGCGATCCGTCTGCCGCTGCTGCTCCAGGGCATGATCCAGGGACTGCTCGGCGCGGTCCTGGCCCTGCTCGTGCTACGGACCGCTCATCACGTGGCGGCGCCGTGGCTGGAGCCCCTGACGAATCTCACCATCGGGCTGCCGCGCCTGGAGTTCCTCACGCCGGCCGGCATGCTCACGCTGGTGCTCGCCGGAGCGGGCCTGGGGGGTCTCGGGGGCTGGCTCACCCGGGGGCGGCGAGGCGCGGTGTGAGAGGCCTGCTCGCGCTGGCCGGGGTCCTCCTGCTGGTCGTGACGGCCGAGGCCCAGTCCCGGCGGGAGGACCCGCTGCGCAAGCAGCAGCAGCGGCTGCAGGAAACCCAGCGTCAGCTCAAGCACGAACGCGAGAAGGCGGCCGCGGCGCGCCGGCGGGAGAGCTCGCTCCTGGTCGAGCTCGAGGAGACCGAGCGGCGTCTGGCGGACAAGCGGCGCGAGGCGGTGCGGCTCGATCGCCAGGTCCGGCGGCTGCAGAGCGAGATCACCGGGCTGCGGGGTGACATCGTGCGCCTGGAGGGCCATCGTGGCGGGCAGGAGCGCGCGCTGGCCCGCCGGCTACGCGTCATGTACAAGATCCATGCCCGGGGGGCGGCGCTCCCGATCCTGGTCAGCGACCACAACCCCATGGATCGCATCGCCGCCATCCGCCATCTGGCCAGCCTGGCCGCTCTGGACGCCCGCCTGATTCAAGAGTATCGTGTCACTTCGGGCCGCCTTACCGACCGTAAGCAGCGGGAGGAAGCGCGCAGGACCGAGCTGGCCGGGCTTCGAGCCGAGGCCAAGCGTGAGCAGGCGGCGGCGGACCGGGAGGCGGCCAACCGGCGGAGATTGTTGGCCAAGGTCCGGGGTGAGCGGGCCTACCACGACCGCATGGTCGGCGAGCTCACGGAAGCGTCCCGGCGCCTGGAGGCCTTCATCCGTGACCTGGCGGCCAAGCAGCGCCGGGCGGCCAAGGGGCCCCCGCGCCTGCCCGGCGACACCCCGCGGACGGGATTCGGCGCCTTCCGGGGCCGCCTGCCCTGGCCGACCGACGGCCGGATGGTGAACGGCTTCGGCGCTCAGGTGCACCCCCGGTTCGGGACGCGAACGTTCCGGAATGGGGTGGACATCGAGGCCCCCGAGGGGACCGAGATCGCCGCGGTGTACGGGGGCCACGTCGTCTATACGGGGTGGTTTAAAGGCTACGGGAATTTGATTATTCTTGACCATGGGCACGATTACTACACGATCTATGCGCACATCGCCGAGATCGGCGTGAAGGAAGGCGAGGACGTTCGACAGGGCCAGCGGATCGGGACCGTGGGGGACACGGGGTCGCTGGAGGGAGCGCGGCTGTACTTTGAGGTGCGGTACCAGGGCCGGGCACTCGACCCCGCCGACTGGCTCCGCCAACCGGGGTGAGGGGGGCTTCATGAAGAAGGCGTTCGTCATCGGGTCGCTGCTGGTGGTGCTCACGCTGTCGCTCGGCGGCTCGGTGGCCAGTAAGAGCCCGGAGAGCGGCGCGACGTACGAGCAGCTCAAGCTGTTCACCGAGGTGCTGTCGATCGTTCAGAACCAGTACGTCGACGAGGTGCCGCCCCGCGATCTGATCTACAGCGCCATCAAGGGGACGCTGCGCGGTCTCGACCCTCACAGCTCGTTCCTGGACCCGGACAGCTATCGTGAGATGCAGGTGGAGACGTCGGGCAGCTTCGGCGGTCTGGGCATCGAGATCACACTGCGCGACGACATCCTGACCGTGGTGGCCCCCATCGAGGGCACACCGGCCTACCGCGCCGGTATCCACTCCGGCGACCGGATCATCAAGATCGACGGCATCGTCACCAAGGACATGCAGCTGTCCGACGCGGTGAAGCGGATGCGGGGCCGGCCGGGCACCAAGGTCACCATTTCCGTGGCGCGGGAAGGCTGGACGGAGCCCAAGGACATCGAGATCATGCGGGAGCAGATCCGCGTGCAGTCCGTGCGGACCCATGATCTGGAGAACGGCATCGGCTACCTGCGCCTCCGCCAGTTCCAGGAGCAGACGGCCCACGACGTGGAGGCGGCGCTGGAGAAGTTCACCAAGGCCGGGAAGAAGGCCATGGTGCTGGACCTGCGCAACAACCCGGGCGGCCTGCTGACCGCGGCCGTGGAGGTCGCCGAGAAGTTCCTGGACGACGGCAAGCTCGTCGTCTACACGGAAGGCCGGGTGCGCAACCAGAACATGCGGTTCTCGGCCCACGCCAAGAAACCGCTCAACACGATCCCCATGGTGGTCCTGATCAACCAGGGCAGCGCCTCCGCGTCGGAGATCGTGGCCGGCGCGCTGCAGGATTACAACCGGGCCGTGGTGGTGGGCACCCAGAGCTTCGGCAAGGGCTCCGTCCAGACCATCATCCCGCTCTCGGACGGCTCCGGCCTCCGGCTCACGACGGCCAAGTACTTCACTCCCAAGGGCCGCTCCATCCACGGCAAGGGCATCACGCCCGACATCGAGGTCGAAGTGCCCAAGGAAAAGAACGGGGCGGCGGCGCCCACGCCCCCGTCCCTCGACCCCATGGAGGAGCTCAAGCGGGACGTCCAGCTGCAGCGGGCGCTCGACGTCATCAAGGCCATGCGTGTGCTGGAGCAGCGCGGGACGGGCACGCAGGCGCAAGCCAAGTAACGGGCTGCATGGCGGTGGGGGGCGGTGCGCGCATGCGCCGCCCCCCGCCTGTTTTCCCCGCCTGACGACCATGATCGTGCTCGGTATCGAGAGTTCCTGCGACGAGACGGCAGCGGCGGTGCTCGCCGACGGCCGGCGGATCCTGTCCAACGTGGTGGCCTCCCAGGACGCGATTCATGCCCCCTACGGCGGCGTGGTGCCCGAGCTGGCGTCGCGGCGTCACCTGGAAGTGATCGGGCCCGTGATCCAGCGGGCCCTCGACGATGCCGGCGTCAAGCTGGGCGACCTCGACGGCATCGCCGTGACCCGGGGACCGGGCCTTGTCGGCTCGCTCCTGATCGGGTGCTCGGTGGCCAAGGCGATGGCCTGGGTCAACCGCACGCCCCTGGTCGGCGTCAATCACCTGGAGGGGCACATCTACGCGGCGTTCCTGGCGGAGGACCCGCCGGACTACCCGTTCCTCGCACTGGTCGTCTCGGGCGGCCACACGGCCCTCTATCACGCGCGCGAGCCCCTGAGTTACGCCCTGGTCGGCCAGACCCGCGATGACGCCGCCGGCGAAGCCTTCGACAAGGTCGCCAAGCTGCTGGGCCTGGGGTTCCCGGGCGGGCCGGCCATCCAGCGGGCGGCCGAGCAGGGCGACCCGCGCGCCGTGGCCTTCCCGCTCGCCCAGATGACCGACGGCGCCCGCGACTTCTCGTTCAGCGGGATCAAGACGTTCGCCTCGCTCCACGTGAAGCGGCACGGCCCGTTGTCGGCGGCCCAGGTCGCCGACGTGGCGGCCTCCTTCCAGGCCGCGGTGGTCAAGATGCTGGTCCGGAAGACGATCCGGGCGGCGCTGCACCTGGGTGTCAAGCGCGTGGTGCTCACGGGCGGTGTCGCGGCGAACGGGCCGCTGCGCCGGGCCCTGCGGGCCGAGGCGGAGGAGCACGGGATCGCGCTGCACATTCCGCCGCCCCGGCTCTGCACCGACAACGCCGCCATGATCACCGCGGCGGGCACCGCGCGGCTGGCCGCGGGCGAGCGGGCGGGGCTGGACATGAACGCGCGTCCCGACCTGGCCCTGGCGTGAGCAGGCAATGTTTCGGCTCTGATCGGGCAGGAGAAGGACCGCCCAGGGGGATCGCGGCGGGGCACGGGCGTGGCGAAGCCCGGGTGCCCGTGCCCTGTTCAACATGAACTATCCGGCGGTGCTGGCCGGGCTTCCCGATGCGGTCGTCGCGGTGGACGCGGGGTTGCACATCGTGTTCTGGAACGCCGCGGCGGAGGAGCTCACCGGGCGCTCGGCCCGGCGGGTGCAGGGGCGGGTGGTCAAGGAAGTGTTCCCGCCCGGCGCTTCGCTCGTGAGCCGGCTGGCCGAGACCATCGCCTCGGGCGAAGGCCGCTCGGAGCCCGAGGCGGTCCTGGACACCGTCGAGGGACGGACCGTCCCGGTCAGCGTCGTGACCGCGCCCCTCTTCGCCCGGGACGGGTCAGTGGAAGGCGCGGTGGTGGTTGTTCGCGATCTCTCCCGGATCCGGCAGCTCGAAAACGAGGTCCGCCGTGGCGAGACGCTGGCTGCGGCCGGTCGCATGGCCGTGGGCCTGGCCCACGAGATCCGGAACCCGCTCGGCGCCATCCGCGGGGCCGTGCAGCTGCTGGCTCGAGAGCTGGGGGCCGACTCCCGCCTGCAGGAATACACCGACGTGTTGAAGAAGGAGGTCGATCGCGTCAACCGCATCATCGAGATGCTGCTCGACCTGGGGCGCCCGGTGCAGGTCCGGCGGGCTCCGCTCAACCTCCACCAGCTCCTGGAGCGCGTGACCCTCCTCCACCAGGAGGCGGCCCGCGCCGCCAACGTCACCTTCGTGCGGCGCTACGATCCCAGCTTGCCGCCCATCCTCGGCGACGAGGACCGCCTGCTGCAGGTGTTCCACAACCTGGTGGTGAACGCGCTGGACGCGATGAAGCAGGGCGGCCGGCTCACGCTGACGACGCGCGTCAGCCTCAACCCGCTCTACGGCAAGGTCGACGTGGGCGGCGGGCAGCGTCCGATGGTCGAGGCCCAGGTCGCCGACGAAGGGCCCGGGATGCCGGCCGCCGTCCGCGCCAGGATCTTCGACCCCTTCTTCACCACGAAGGAGCGTGGCCTGGGGCTGGGCCTGGCCCTCTGCCACCGGATCATCGAGGAGCATCGCGGCGCCATCCAGGTCGACTCGACGGAGGGGCGGGGCACCGTCGTCACGTGCTTCCTGCCGGTCGCCAAGTGACGCCCCCGGCGGCAATCCTCATCGCCGACGACGAGGAGAGCCTGCGCTGGGTCCTCGAGCGGGGGCTGCGTCAGACCGGGTACGACGTCACTGCCGTGGCGGACGGCGAGGCGGCCATCCAGGCCTTCGAGGCCGACCAGTTCGATCTGGTCTTCCTGGACATCCGGATGCCGGGCGTGGACGGCCTGACCGTCCTCGAGCGTCTCAGGGCCATCCGGCCCGATGCCTGCGTCGTGATGATGACGGCCCACGGCACCATGGAGACCGCGATCAAGGCCATGCAGCGTGGGGCCTACGACTACCTGACCAAGCCCTTCGATCTCGAAGAGGTCCTGCTGCTGACCGAACGGGCCCTGACGGCGACCCGCCTGAGCCAGGAGGTGACGAGGCTCCGGCGCGGCCTGGAGGAAGTCCGGGAGTTCAGCGCCCTCATCGGCCGGCACCCCAGGATGCAGGACGTGTACAAGATCATCGGCCGCATCGCCAGCACCGACGTCACGGTGCTGCTGCGGGGCGAGTCGGGCACGGGCAAGGAGCTGGTGGCCCGGGCCGTCCACCACTACAGCCGCCGCTCCGGCCGGCCGTTCGTGGCGGTCTCCTGCGCCGCCATTCCCGTGACGCTCCTGGAGTCCGAGATGTTCGGCCACGAGCGTGGCGCGTTCACCGATGCCAAAGAGCGGCGTCTGGGCAAGGTCGAGCTCGCCCACACCGGGACGCTCTACCTCGACGAGATCGGCGACATGCCGCCGGAGCTCCAGAGCAAGCTCCTGCGCGCGCTCCAGGAGCGGGTGATCGAGCGGGTAGGGGGGCGGGAGGCGATTCCCGTGGACGTGCGGGTCCTGGCCGCCACCCATCGAGATCTGGACGCCCTCATCAAGGACGGGCGCTTCCGCGAGGACCTCTACTACCGCCTGAACGTCGTCACCATCAACCTGCCGCCGCTGCGCGAGCGCCGGCGGGACATTCCCCTCCTGGTCGAGCACTTCCTGTCCAAGTACGCCGAGGAGCTCGGCGAGCGCGCGATCGCCCCCGAGAGCCTCGACCGCCTGGTGGGCTACGCCTGGCCGGGCAATGTCCGGGAGCTCGAGAACGTCGTGCAGCGGGCGATGGTCCTGGCCGGGCCCGGGGTCATCCTGCCCGAGCATCTGCCGATCGGGCCCGTGTCGGCGGCGGCCTCGGTAGCCATGGACGCCTCACTGGAGGACATCATCGAGCGCAAGCTCATGGAGTGTGTGCGGGGCCTGCGCCACCGGGGGAATGCCAACCTCTACGACCTCATGCTCGGCCTCGTGGAGAAGCCGCTCCTGCGCGCGGTGCTCCGGGAAACCGGCGGCAACCAGATGCGGGCCGCCCAGATTCTGGGAATCAACCGCAACACCCTGCGCAAGAAGCTCACCGAGCACGGAATCGACCCGGACACGACCGCCGCCGGCGAGTGACCTCCCGGCGTTTGTTGACACGTCCGCGGCGCCCTCCGTATAGTTCTCCGCAGACATATTTTCACGCCAATTGACGCCGAGCGTTCGACAGTCCTCGTCGTAGACGCCAACGCCGACGAGGTCGTCCTGATCCTGGCTGCCTTGAACCGGGCGGGGTTCGAGACGGCGGCCAGCGATCGGTTGGCCGTCGCGCTATCCCGCCTGGCCGAGCGCCATTTCGACGCCGTGCTGCTCGATCTCGCGCTGCCGGATTCCCAGGGCCTCGAGACGTTCGCCCGCATCCAGGCCGCCGCCGGCGAGACCGCCATCCTGATTCTCACCGCCCAGGCCGACGACCGCCTGGCCCTGGAAGCCCTCCGCGGCGGAGCCCAGGATTACGTGGACAGCGGTCGTCTGGACCCCGCTCTCGTGGTCCGCCGGCTGCGGTACGCCATCGAGCGCCACCGGCTCCGGGCCGAGCTGCTGGCGCTGGCCAAGGTGGGACGGCAGCTCGCCGAGACTCTGGACCCGGCGGGGGTCAGCCGCGAGATCGCGGCGAGCACGCGGGCGCTGCTCCGGGCGCGGGCCGCCGCCCTGTACGAGCTCGACGCGACCTCCGGTCACCTGATCTCCAGGGCGGTCTCGGCGGCGCCGGGGGCCGACGGGGACTGGAGCCCGATCCTGCTGCGGGGTACCGGCCTGCTCGCTGTCGCGCTGGAGGAGCGGCGCGCCGTGATGTCGGCCGACGTCCTGGAGGATCCCCGGGTGGTCTGCGCCACCGAGGTGCGCAAGCGGATCGCCGCGTCGGCCGATCGCGCGCTGCTGGCGCTACCCCTCGTCGTCGGCGGCAACGTCATCGGCGCCCTGGGCGTGGCCGACCGGACCGGCCGCGACTTCACCGGGGAGCACGTACGGCTGGCCCAGACCTTCGCCGACCAGGCGGCCCTGGCCCTGGCCAGCGCCCGCTTCCACGTGGAGACCGAGCGGCGACGCCGGACCGCGGAGAGCCAGGCCGACGTGGGGCGGCTCATCTCGCGGTCGCTGGACCCGGAGGCCGTCGCCCGCCAGGTGGTGGACAGCATCCGGACCCTGCTCGACGCGCGATCGGCCGTGCTCTACCGCAAGGACCCGGCGTCGGCCGATCTCCGCGTGCTTGCCCTCTCGGGTGAGTCCGACTCGCTGACCGTG is drawn from Candidatus Methylomirabilota bacterium and contains these coding sequences:
- a CDS encoding permease-like cell division protein FtsX, with translation MFGFLVGEALRDVRRAGRVAVSAVMLITLSLGAAGAFWLASTNLGRAVSEWRRHARIIVYLKREPPASEIPNLVRLALAVPGVGSVRYVGKAEALADLKKILGKDADVAEQLPSNPLPASIEITPAGAAATPDGVRLLIERLAALPEVEEVEGGLEWIERLAHWQRLLAVIGLGVGAVLALAAILTVTTATTLVLHARRQETEIMRLVGAPEVAIRLPLLLQGMIQGLLGAVLALLVLRTAHHVAAPWLEPLTNLTIGLPRLEFLTPAGMLTLVLAGAGLGGLGGWLTRGRRGAV
- the gatB gene encoding Asp-tRNA(Asn)/Glu-tRNA(Gln) amidotransferase subunit GatB codes for the protein MFCGCPTAFGAAPNTQTCPVCQGMPGVLPVINRRAVEFGIRTALAFNCRINTACRFARKHYYYPDMPKNYQISQYEEPLAEEGWLEIDLPDGTTRRIGIERLHLEEDVGKLVHEGTLEAAQSSLVDYNRAGVPLMETVSRPDLRSPEEAAAYLKAFRAVLVDLGVCDGNMEEGSLRCDANVSLRPRGAATLGTKVEIKNMNSFRNVQRALEFEIERQARALGAGERIVQETRLWDAERGYTRAMRTKEYAHDYRYFPEPDLPPLALPDAWIDELRRNLPELPRARRHRFVTQYGLPAYDAGVLTQSRALAEYFEQAVGEFGNPKIVSNWVMSELLRALPGDDERALRTTPLTPARLAGLLRLIDDGTISGKIAKDVFERMLRTGEAADTIVQREGLTQVADVGALAAIVDRVLADNPKPVEDYRRGRAAAAKALMGLVMKATQGKANPAVVTRLLEEKLSDAKGGQL
- a CDS encoding S41 family peptidase encodes the protein MKKAFVIGSLLVVLTLSLGGSVASKSPESGATYEQLKLFTEVLSIVQNQYVDEVPPRDLIYSAIKGTLRGLDPHSSFLDPDSYREMQVETSGSFGGLGIEITLRDDILTVVAPIEGTPAYRAGIHSGDRIIKIDGIVTKDMQLSDAVKRMRGRPGTKVTISVAREGWTEPKDIEIMREQIRVQSVRTHDLENGIGYLRLRQFQEQTAHDVEAALEKFTKAGKKAMVLDLRNNPGGLLTAAVEVAEKFLDDGKLVVYTEGRVRNQNMRFSAHAKKPLNTIPMVVLINQGSASASEIVAGALQDYNRAVVVGTQSFGKGSVQTIIPLSDGSGLRLTTAKYFTPKGRSIHGKGITPDIEVEVPKEKNGAAAPTPPSLDPMEELKRDVQLQRALDVIKAMRVLEQRGTGTQAQAK
- a CDS encoding sigma-54 dependent transcriptional regulator translates to MTPPAAILIADDEESLRWVLERGLRQTGYDVTAVADGEAAIQAFEADQFDLVFLDIRMPGVDGLTVLERLRAIRPDACVVMMTAHGTMETAIKAMQRGAYDYLTKPFDLEEVLLLTERALTATRLSQEVTRLRRGLEEVREFSALIGRHPRMQDVYKIIGRIASTDVTVLLRGESGTGKELVARAVHHYSRRSGRPFVAVSCAAIPVTLLESEMFGHERGAFTDAKERRLGKVELAHTGTLYLDEIGDMPPELQSKLLRALQERVIERVGGREAIPVDVRVLAATHRDLDALIKDGRFREDLYYRLNVVTINLPPLRERRRDIPLLVEHFLSKYAEELGERAIAPESLDRLVGYAWPGNVRELENVVQRAMVLAGPGVILPEHLPIGPVSAAASVAMDASLEDIIERKLMECVRGLRHRGNANLYDLMLGLVEKPLLRAVLRETGGNQMRAAQILGINRNTLRKKLTEHGIDPDTTAAGE
- a CDS encoding ATP-binding protein; amino-acid sequence: MNYPAVLAGLPDAVVAVDAGLHIVFWNAAAEELTGRSARRVQGRVVKEVFPPGASLVSRLAETIASGEGRSEPEAVLDTVEGRTVPVSVVTAPLFARDGSVEGAVVVVRDLSRIRQLENEVRRGETLAAAGRMAVGLAHEIRNPLGAIRGAVQLLARELGADSRLQEYTDVLKKEVDRVNRIIEMLLDLGRPVQVRRAPLNLHQLLERVTLLHQEAARAANVTFVRRYDPSLPPILGDEDRLLQVFHNLVVNALDAMKQGGRLTLTTRVSLNPLYGKVDVGGGQRPMVEAQVADEGPGMPAAVRARIFDPFFTTKERGLGLGLALCHRIIEEHRGAIQVDSTEGRGTVVTCFLPVAK
- a CDS encoding peptidoglycan DD-metalloendopeptidase family protein; translated protein: MRGLLALAGVLLLVVTAEAQSRREDPLRKQQQRLQETQRQLKHEREKAAAARRRESSLLVELEETERRLADKRREAVRLDRQVRRLQSEITGLRGDIVRLEGHRGGQERALARRLRVMYKIHARGAALPILVSDHNPMDRIAAIRHLASLAALDARLIQEYRVTSGRLTDRKQREEARRTELAGLRAEAKREQAAADREAANRRRLLAKVRGERAYHDRMVGELTEASRRLEAFIRDLAAKQRRAAKGPPRLPGDTPRTGFGAFRGRLPWPTDGRMVNGFGAQVHPRFGTRTFRNGVDIEAPEGTEIAAVYGGHVVYTGWFKGYGNLIILDHGHDYYTIYAHIAEIGVKEGEDVRQGQRIGTVGDTGSLEGARLYFEVRYQGRALDPADWLRQPG
- a CDS encoding ATP-binding cassette domain-containing protein, which gives rise to MIELHRVSKVFAAGPLKVPALVDVSFRIDKGEYVVVTGPTGAGKTTLLRLLYRDEIPTEGEVEVLGQSLSRLGRRQVQTLRRSIGVVFQDAKLLPGRTVYENIAFVLRVTGTPRREITARAFEALRAVGLSSRAQAYPSHLSQGEAQRVALARAIVRRQPLLIADEPAGTLDEGMAAEVLGIIRDIWLGGTTVLLATHQGRLAAALRRRTLVLEGGRLVKDQG
- the tsaD gene encoding tRNA (adenosine(37)-N6)-threonylcarbamoyltransferase complex transferase subunit TsaD — its product is MIVLGIESSCDETAAAVLADGRRILSNVVASQDAIHAPYGGVVPELASRRHLEVIGPVIQRALDDAGVKLGDLDGIAVTRGPGLVGSLLIGCSVAKAMAWVNRTPLVGVNHLEGHIYAAFLAEDPPDYPFLALVVSGGHTALYHAREPLSYALVGQTRDDAAGEAFDKVAKLLGLGFPGGPAIQRAAEQGDPRAVAFPLAQMTDGARDFSFSGIKTFASLHVKRHGPLSAAQVADVAASFQAAVVKMLVRKTIRAALHLGVKRVVLTGGVAANGPLRRALRAEAEEHGIALHIPPPRLCTDNAAMITAAGTARLAAGERAGLDMNARPDLALA